AGAGTGAATTGCTTGATGTCCCAAAATTACAAAGAACCTGTTTCTACACAGATCCAGTGAGTTATCTACAAACTAGAGGCAGACTTGTAATTTCCCCGCAATTAGTGGTCCAAGAATCCAGTGAACTAATTTATACTAGTATTGACTATGGTGGTCACACTACTAAAAGATTAGTAAACACCTGTATGTACATAGTTTAAATGGTTTTCCTGTGTATTTTAGGGAGAGTTAAAATCCTGAAATAATTCAAATGAGATAATTTGAATGCAACTgtattttttaatacatattggtaaattaaattttattttttcagtattttgatttCAGAGACAACTTATCCTCTTTTCTGAttaattttcacttaatttttgcTATCTTTAGTATTAAGTTTCTTGGCTTACCTTTCTCCCCCATTACCTCCCTGTTGAGATAAAAATTTGTAAAGTATTTAACAGCATTAGGAGAGCTCTCTATTTCTAGGAATTCTTAGGTGAATTTCTAGGTGAATTCTTAGGTGAATTCCTAGAAATAAGGGGGATTTTAATAACTCAGATGAATTTCAGACACATCCTCTAATTTTTCTATAACTCTGgggtctctgtttcttcatctataaaataagcaaaatacttGAGCATTTACGAAGATGGAAGgtaggataaataaataaatatttatgaaaagttTACTTCAGAGACCCTAAAAAAAAAGCGGTAGcaggtgttttttttcccccaaggaaaatgttaaaaatacttttctccAAAGTAAGtggttaatttgttttaaaaactctcaTTTCTTTCCTACCCCActacttcatttttccttagaaGGATGGTACACACTGATGGAATTTCTTCCAAGATGGcaggcagttaaaaaaaaatctagaggaAAATCAAATGAATTCAAGAAATATCCTATCTGCATTCTGCAGGCAGATTCCAGGGAAACTTATTTCGACCCAGGCAGAATAGCCTAAGGGAACTCTGACTCCCGCGTCTATGATTGAAGCTGGTGGAAATAATGACTCCACAGGGCACCGAGAAATAGCAAGGAAGTCCTGTCTTCTCTTTTGACTTAGGCAGTTCAGGGCAATTCCATTTTACTGGTCCAGACCGTAATGAAGAAGCGTTCCATGCTAGCATGTCAGCAGCCTTACACCAAAATGAATCAACTTTAGGATAACAGATAGATATAGACTTTCAAAAACGAGCATATCCTTTGGTCTCTGTTTCTGCATTCTCAGCTACAGCAAGTCTGAATTCAACCCTGAAGATTCATGTCAGCCATGGGGACTGACAAAAGACGTGCATGTGCCTGaaggcatgtgcacacacacacacacacacaaacacacacttcaAGTAAGGAGTCGTGGAGCATCCATAGCTAACTTAATTCAAACCGAATCAAGTGACACCTTTTatgcatttcctttctcttcctgcatAAGTTCTTTCCACTTGAAAACACACCAGGCCCCAGAAAGCTCACAAACGTGGTATGCTTCCATCTTAGGAAGCTTGAGTCAACTTATTTTCTAAAGTCCTTTTTTGGTTATTGAAATCCTAATGGAAAAACCATTAAGATAGCCATTTTGAAATGCGTGAATTACATAAACTGTATATTTTGCCTCTATTGCTAGGAAGCAATTAATGCATCTCGGCTTTTATTCCTGTTCCTCTGCATTGTGCATGTTAGACGTTCTGTGGAACTGAAAACCAGTGATCACTTAAGCCAAAACGTTTGTGAGCATAAACTGTGTCTTTCTTCAGGAGGTATATGGTACTGTATTCTGGTAGACCACGTCATCTCCATGACACCCTTTGCTGTTTCCTAGTCGTGCTTTCTTAAAGATTTGTTGGAGGTTGTGTTTTGTTTGGAAACTTTGCaattagaagaaaagaaggaattaagAGTCAGTATTTAATTCAAACTGGatgtttaaaaaagcaatttagaGGATGTGATGGACTGtttctttattcattaaataaaattttatttattctcaatTAATtgttgggtttgttttgttttatattttggtCCCAGACTTTGTACGTGAGATGAGTCAGTTCTTGTTCTCAGTAGTTTTCTTTCAGCTCAAGTATTTTTTTGGATACAATACCAGTTTGAAACAGCAGTCCAAAAGTCCTGTGTCAGTTCCATAAAACACCTGTCAAAGCCTGCACTCACTAGTATATTCATGACCAGAGAGGGGAATGCGTGTGAGAAGGTTGGTCACATATTTATGGTCTTATATGCACTTTGAAATTTCTTTCACCCGTAGGTAGCAAAAAGAGATATCTTTTAGTGATGCCTAAGCAGAGAACAGAGTCTAGCCAAATTCAGTCCAAGAATAGCACTCCGCTTTTACTGTAAGATGGCAAAATTTAAGCAAACTGATCCTTAATTATTGAATCCTGCAGCTCTATTAACCACAATCAAAATACACTCCATCTATTTCATATCTAGCAGAAATTTTAGATCTTCATTAGTATAAAGGTCATCTCATTAACTAAGAAACTGGCTGTACCGGATGTTAAGAAAGATAGCCTAATCCTTCTTAAAATCTGCAAATACAAAGAATGGGAAGTCAATATAATCAGTTTGGGGTAATGAGGTTAATAGTGTCATAGTAGATATTGTTTAACtaagtggttctcaactctgacAGCCCATTAGAATCAGCTGGGGAGCATGTCAAAAATATCTATGCCCAGGCCTCACCGCAGAGCAGTTAAATCAATTCCTGAGCTGGGAGCTCCAGGCTTGGTGTTTTTTCCGACTCCCTACGTGTGATTCTAATGAGCAGTCAGGGTTGACAGCCACtggctcacatggcctttcccaTCTGGATAGCCCCGTTCACTTTTTATGATTCTTCAAGACTGCTGACCCTGGGGTTTGGGGCCTCAACCTCCAGCTGACACCTAGGGAGAGCTGGCATATACCTAACTGAACTGAAACCCTACCTCGGGGAGGGTGTTCCTTTATAATTTAATGCTCCCTCTTAGGAGCTCTTATGGCACATATTACAAGTACTACACTGTTGAAGCATTCAGCTCCACTCTGTTTAGGACTGCCTATTGATCAGCACATGTGTACTCTTCTTGGCTGCCTACTCAAGGACAAGGATAGTGTCGAGGAAGCCTCGGTGTGAGTAGGCGCTTgataatatttgttgattaatgagaaaagggaacccgggtaaaagaatatttttgaattttaattatgtCCTCTTGTCAAACTAGAAAGAACACACATTTTCAAAGGTGAACAGTATAGAATATTGTAGCAACTTTTAGGTTGCTTGGTGATCTAAActctattatatataataatatgtgAATCTTGGAGctcgcccggtggcacagcggttaagttcacacgttccgcttctcagcggcccagggtttgtcggtttggatcccgggtgtggacatggcatcgcttggcacgccatgctgtggcaggcgtcccacatataaagtagaagaagatgggcacagatgttcgctcagggccagtcttcctcagcaaaaagaggaggactggcagtagttagctcagggctagtcttcctcaaaaaaaaaaaaaaaatgaatcttaacTTCAAAAAGCTTTTACACTTGCTTTATGCAAGCTCCTAATCCATAAACCGTGATGGATTTCCCAACACACAGTTTGAGGAGGTTTATGAAAGATTGGATTTGGTCACTGCGActgatttacatttccttcaAATGTCTTCTAGGAAAAAATGGTACATTGAGTAGGGTGGAAAGCATAGGGATTTGGTAAGAGCTAAGGTGCTTCCAGAGAtttccaaaacacagaaacaggCAGCTAAAGGCATCATATTTAACAGAATCCCATTCTTttgaaggagtgggggaggggaaaggagaggcgTGAGATTAGAATCCCATCATTTTAATTCAATTGTTCAATTTCATCAAGAAACTGCTGTTAATAACCAAAAAcgaaatatttattgactgtttaTTCTGTCTAAACCTCTGTAGTAAAAGCCATAGAGgtaaaatgaaaaccacagttcTCTTTTACAAGGTATCTACCATCCAGAGAGGAGGATGTGAGCCCTGCTTGAAAAAGGACTAATAATCAACACATCTTTGAGACCTTCTCTGATTAACACAAGACATTTtttttagcattaattttattcaCTCTCAAACTCTACAAGCTTACTGGGATTATTAATGAGCATTTTAATTCTAGATCAGGAGACTATTGTGCCCAAAGAGCGAGGAAGGCAGATGCCCTGAGCCTTGCCATCAGCCCAGGTGGACACCGCAAAGTGGAGTATGGCCAGAAAGGGGTCCAAGCATGGTCACTCTAGAGCTGCGCTGTCTGCTGGACTACAGCACCTTCTCAGAGCTGTTGAAGTCAAGAGGTTAAACACTTTACTCTAATGTGCAGTGAAGAAACAAAGTCCTGAGCCCACCTCCGTTTCTCATTAACAGATATCAAAAGGAAAGGGAAACTCAGTGTTAGTTCCTCAATGGATTTCTAGAGATACACTTGTGACTCTGTAAGTTTTAATTTATGGGCTTGGGAAGATACTTCACTCCTTACAAACCAAATGGATTTTGATAATTAGggataataaaaaaggaaaatttttaatgGAGACTTTGTAGACAAATTGCAAGTAGATGCCTGTGTCTGATGTTAGGTGTTGGAATTCATAAAAAAAAGGGGTTGGAGGatgttgctgtttttgttgaCCTGTGACAAGTTCCAAATGCACAGATAATTAGAGTCCTGCTTTTTCTAATTATTAGTAAGGCATTCTCCCACATGCATGCAGGGCTGTTGACTACCAAGTCACTCTTTACATAAAAGCTCTGGTTTATCCATCCAATGGTTAAGCaaatttataaaagtaattcaAACCAATACCATGTGTATTATTTTGCTCCCATCTTGATTGGCCTTGATGGTAGTGAACCTCTCATTGTTCAACTTGTACCGATTAAAAGGAAATCACTTCCAAaagcaacatttattatttctctcaatGTCTGTTTCCTACAGaggaacaaatatatatatttgtaaggaATCAGTAGTTACTAATTGgcttaataaggaaaataaaatattgaggaactgTATATCTacttatttaaaaactaaatatttcaattaattaatcttttttaaaaaacatgaaaaatatatttatatttccaaatTGTTAGAGAAAACTTTCAAATTAATTACTCGGACTTTCATCAGCTTGTCTTTTTGGACCAAGTATTACAAACTAGCACATTTGCCAACCAGTGGGATTAGACAGAAACACTCCACATCTTTCCTCAGGTGGGCACTCAGTGTCCCCACCGCAAAGAGGCCTTTAGTGCCATCAGGAAACTAGTAGGGCACTTCCCATGGAAAACAAACCGAcgtttttacttatattttacaaaatctgtattttaataatgtatacacagtttttaaaaacacagagcaCTCATGCCCACGtactctaccaaaaaaaaaagtctcactaCCTCATGCATGCACAAACAATGCACTAAGCATAAATGCAATTACACGACAGGAAGATAGCTCTGTTTTAAGTAAACACAAGTAATGGATACTGTAACTTCACCCGAACAGGACAAACTTACAAAGTTTAAGaaagtcattatttctttgaggacTAAAACAGCAGTATAGCCTAATCctattttttcttaagattgtttTCCCTCAAAGTAGTCCAGAAAGGGGAGAGGGGGCATTATTTGCACAGCAACCCAAACCATCACAATATCCATCCATGACATCTACAACACACTgataaggaggaaaaaagaaaggcaataaaATCGTTCGTCCGTAGGACTTGGTGCTGCGAGTAAAAGTAACCTGAAAGTTCGCTAATTTTACTCTAAGAATGATCCTAGGCCACCACACGCCCCTGTTGTATCTTGGAGGAGGGCTGCGGCTCGGGAGCGCGACCGCTGGGCCTCTCACCGCGGCGGGGTCGCGCGCCCTAACTGGCCATCTGGAAGGGCTCGGGCTGGAAGCCGAAGAGCCTCTGGCCGTAGGGCTCGCTCTCTGCTGGCAGCTTCGCGCCCGCGAATGGACGATAGTGGTCTCGGCCGAAGTGCTCACAGTGGAGACTGACCCAGTCCCGCTCCGAGCCGAATCGCTCGGCCTCGGCCAGGATGCGAGTCAGAGCCATGATGTAGCTCAGCGCCATCTGCAGAGTCTCGTACTTGGACAGCTTTTTATCCTGGCCCCACTGGGGGACCACCCTGCGCAGGCGGTCGAAGGCCGTGTTGAGCCCCTGCATGCGGCGGCGCTCGCGCGCGTTGGCCGCTAGACGCCTGCGCGCCGCGCTCTCCAGCCGTCCGGCCCCGGGGCACGTGCCCGCGCATTCGGAGCCGCCCGCGCACGGGGCCGCGGCGCGCGCTGCCGCCGCCGGGTTGCTGGGCTTGCAGGACTTCATCCCCGGCGTTGAAGGTGGGAGGCGCGGAGCTCGCTCGCCGGCTAGGACCTGCCCGTGGGCTGGTCTGTGGAGCGGCTCCCCAACGTGCCTCTTCTTAGCAAATAAGTCATACACAAAGCAACCCGCGTGGAATCAAAGTGTACAGTGGACAGTGCGGGACTCCGCCTTCTGTCCTACTGGATAACCAAAATGATGTCTCTTCACTTGCCAAAATTTAGGGGAAATTGAGATGCTGAAGAGAAAGTCATTTTCCCAACGTGAAGttgaaaaagagaagggaagctTCTCGTAGCAGAATTTGGTGTGGCTGGTTACGGGAGGGCCTTTCAAGTCCTCTGGGGAAGCCTGAGACTTCTTTTCAGGAAGATGAAATCTTTCCCGAAGCTCAGATAGGGAAGGAGCGCTTTTTCCGCAGTAGCTGTCGGAGAGTGCTGGATGAATCTTTGAAGGAGGAGAATTTATAGCAGAGGGCTGAAGGAAGGAACAGGTGGTGGCAGGTGGGCGGGCGTCCCTCGGCTTCCATCTCAGCACCTTCCTACCCTGGGAACTGCAGGGGGGGAAGGGGGACGACGCACAGCAAAATCCTGACATTACAGCCTTCGTCTGTTGAAGTTTCTCCAAAGCTATGTCCAACACTAACACACCATCTGGAGTGGCCTGGCTGTCCCCAAAAGAATAAcaaagtggggggtggggggagcttgGTCCATCTTTTCCCATCCCAAGATCAGCGGGCAGCTTATATATCAAAAACTTAACTgaggttttaaaattattagaaatcaCTTGTGTGAACACGTAGGTCTCAGAATTATGAGATATAtcagaaattcaagaagatttaGCTTTGTCAAGATGTATGACAATTTTGCATAATATTGATTGAATATATTAACAGTTTATTTTAGCTATTAAATTGGGACAAATTAGCGGGTCCTAATATTGCAGACCTGGAATTTTACTGTGCAAATAATTTGGCTGTTTTCTGCAGAATAATTTATTATAACGTATCAGAAGATATTAGTGTGTATATCAAAAATTATACTATTCTAATTATATAATTAGATTGCATGAGTTCAGATACTTAGGCAAATTAATTCAGAATTTATACTCCGTTTCCCTTAACACAGGTTCATAAATGTTTTCGGGACATACGTTGAGATGATGATCACTAAATTATTTAATGTGACATTTAAATCTAATAAAATCATAATGCATGCACATATATGTGCAAAATGGAGACACCTAAGTAAtttgtgaagtttttaaaaataattcccaaTGAAAGGTTTTTTCCCCATCTCATCAAACTGTAAATATTACATATTACTTGGATATTGCAGTTGTGTGAAGTGACCTCAGAAACAATAATGAAGCATGATTTCCACTAGTATTGATAACGGTGAACCGATTTATACAGAAAAACCATTAACTTGATTCTCTCATC
This is a stretch of genomic DNA from Equus caballus isolate H_3958 breed thoroughbred chromosome 1, TB-T2T, whole genome shotgun sequence. It encodes these proteins:
- the ATOH7 gene encoding transcription factor ATOH7; the encoded protein is MKSCKPSNPAAAARAAAPCAGGSECAGTCPGAGRLESAARRRLAANARERRRMQGLNTAFDRLRRVVPQWGQDKKLSKYETLQMALSYIMALTRILAEAERFGSERDWVSLHCEHFGRDHYRPFAGAKLPAESEPYGQRLFGFQPEPFQMAS